The DNA segment TGAGGTATCATATCAACGCTTTATTAGCTCAGATAATAGACTCGAATTTGATTTAGGGTGGCGTAACTCAGACCACTATGATGCTATTAAATTAACAGGAATATACCAATGGATTTGGAATATTGATGGAGGTTTTAACTGGTATGCAGGTATTGCAGGTGGATTAGGTACATGGGAGCACAATGATGATCGCTATAGTGAAGATTTTGATGATGATAATGGAACTTTCTTATTTGTAGGTGGTAATATTGGTATAGAATATAACTTTGATATACCATTACAGCTATCGTTAGACATGAGACCTGAGATATACTTTGGTGATGATTTTAGAGATGATAACTTTGGACCTGATATTGCACTTGGTATTCGATATAGATTTTAATAACTAATTGATATAAAAAAAGCGACTTAAATATTTAAGTCGCTTTTTTTATAATTTGTAATAAGATTATTATCTTATTAGTTTTTTATATTTAATACGTTTTGGAGTAAGATCACCTCCAAGTCGTTTCTTCCTGTTTTCTTCATATTCAGAGAAACTACCTTCAAAGAAATATACTTCAGAGTCTCCTTCAAAAGCAAGTATATGTGTACATACTCTATCTAAAAACCATCTGTCGTGAGATATTACTACTGCACATCCTGCAAAGTTATCTAAACCTTCTTCAAGAGCTCGTAATGTATTAACATCAAGATCATTGGTAGGCTCATCTAATAGTAAAACGTTACCTTCTTCTTTAAGTGTTATAGCTAGGTGTAGCCTGTTTCGTTCTCCACCAGAAAGTGCTGCTACTTTTTTATTTTGTTCGCTACCGCTAAAATTAAAACGACTTAAGTAAGCACGAGAGTTTACTTGCCTTCCTCCCATCATAATAAGTTCCTGCCCATCACAAAAGTTTTCCCAGATAGTTTTTTCAGGATCAATATTAGTATGAGATTGATCTACATAAGCAATTTTTACAGTCTCTCCTACTGTAAACTCTCCTTTATCAGGAGTTTCTTCGCCCATTATCATTCTAAATATAGTAGTTTTACCAGCACCATTAGGACCAATAATACCTACTATACCTGCTTGTGGTAAAGTAAAGTTAAGATTTTCATAGAGTAATTTATCTCCAAATGCTTTAGCTACTCCTTTTGCATCTATAACATTAGTACCTAGCCTTGGACCATTAGGGATGTATATTTCTAGTTTTTCGTCAAGCTCTTTCTGGTCTTCGTTCAAGAGCTTATCATAGTTTTGCAAACGTGCTTTTTGCTTAGTTTGTCGTCCTTTAGCACCTTGTCTTACCCAATCTAGCTCTCGTTCAAGTGTTTTACGACGTTTAGAAGCTGTTTTTTCTTCTTGCTTCATACGACTAGATTTTTGATCAAGCCAAGAAGAGTAATTTCCTTTCCAAGGTATGCCCTCTCCTCTATCTAACTCTAAAATCCATCCAGCAACATTATCTAAAAAGTAACGGTCGTGCGTTACAGCTATTACTGTTCCTTTATATTGTTGTAAATGCTGCTCTAACCACAGCACACTCTCTGCATCAAGGTGATTGGTAGGCTCATCTAGTAGTAATACATCTGGTTGTTGTAAAAGCAAGCGACAAAGTGCCACACGCCTTTTCTCTCCACCAGATAATACATTAATAGGCGTATCAGGCTCAGGAGTACGTAAAGCATCCATTGCTATTTCTAGCTTGGTATCTAGTTCCCAAGCGTTAGAAGCATCTATTTTATCTTGAAGCTCTGCTTGCCTGTCCATTAGCTTTTGCATCTTGTCGGCATCTTCATATACCTCAGGAAGCCCAAAACTGTCATTTATTTTATTGAATTCATCAAGTAGAGCAACTGTCTCAGCTACACCTTCTTTAACTATTTCTATAACTGTTTTACTTTCATCAAGCTGTGGTTCTTGCTCTAAGTAACCTACAGTATAACCTGGAGAGAAAACTACATCGCCCTGAAAGCTTTTTTCTACTCCTGCTATAATTTTTAGCAAAGTCGATTTACCCGAACCATTTAGACCCAAAATACCTATTTTGGCTCCGTAAAAGAAACTTAGATAGATGTCTTTTAAAACTTGCTTATTACTCCCTTGATAGGCTTTGCTAACGCGGGACATTGAAAATATTACTTTCTTATCGTCTGACATTTATGTGTAATTAAAATTGTGATGTAATATATTATTATATTCTGCCTTTTAGTGCATTAAATGCCCAAGATATGGCAAAAAAACCTATGCCTACTACAGAGAACCCTATAGCGTAATCTTTATATTTAAGTACACCAAGCAGTATAAGTGCAGCCCCAATAAGAAAGAGTATAAAGGATGCCCACCCAAAGATGGTGTTTTTGTTCATTCCCATGATAATGTTTTTCTAAATTTATTCAGAAAGCAAATATCGGGATTAATTGTCTAATTAAAAATCTTTACCAGCATCTCCTTCAATAAATCGCTTTGCGGTGTGGCATTTGCCCCTACTCCTTTGCTTTTTACGTCTATATCTCTCAATGTGGCTACTATACTACTTACTTTTCTCATAGGATAGTTTCTAAGAGCAACATCATAATCTTTCATAAAATAAGGATTCACGCGTAATATTTTAGCTGCGTTAGCCGGTGTTTTATCTTTTAATCCATGATATTGAAGTAATTGAGAGAAAAAACCAAATACAAGTCCTGTAGTCATTACCAGTGGGTTATCTTTAGGGTTTTGCGAGAAGTAATCGGCTATTTTATAAGCTTTTAGCTGATCGCGCTCTCCTATTGCTTTTCGCAACTCAAATACATTATAATCTTTGCTAATACCTATATTATCTTCGATAACCTTTGGTGTTATGGTGCTTCCTTTGGGCAATATTATGGTTAATTTATCTAGTTCGTTATTAATACGACTGAGATCATTACCCAAAAATTCTACCAGCATGGCTGCTGCTTTAGGTTCTATAGTATACCCTTTGCCCGAAAGCACACGCTTTAACCAGTCGCCTACCTGATTTTCGTAAAGCTTTTTACTTTCAAAAACTACACCAGCTTTATTAAGCAATTTGGTTATTTTTTTACGTTTATCAAGGGTCTTATATTTATAAGCAAAAACAAGCACTGTAGTAGGCTGAGGGTTTTCGGCATATTTTTCAAGCTTATCTATAGTTCGCGATAACTCTTGTGCTTCTTTTACAATAACTACCTGTCTTTCTGCCATCATCGGGTAACGCCTTGCACTTGCAACTACATCTTCTATGCTTACATCTTTACCATAAAGTACCGATTGGTTAAAGCCTTTTTCATCTTCGGTAAGTATTGCATCTTCAATATATTCGGTTAACTTATCAATATAGTAAGCCTCTTCGCCCATGAAAAAATAAATGGGTTTTATTATACCTGCTTTTATTTCGTTAACTATTTTTAAAGCTTCGTCCACTATATATGATGTATTTATATATTCTGTTGTATGGTATTGTAATGAACATCTAAAAAAACATACATTTGTGTGATGCAAAAATTGAATTTTCCAGATTATACATTTCGATTCAAAAATAGTGAAAATAAGGTAGCTATTTTTGATGAAATTCGTAAAAAATTTATTGTACTCACTCCTGAAGAATGGGTGCGACAACATGTAGTACGCTTATTATTAGAAAATAGACAGTACCCAAAATCGTATGTAAATGTTGAAAAAGTAATTAAAATAAATGGTTTAACTAAACGATATGATGTAGTTGTATTTCAGCCAAATGGGGAAATATTTTTACTTATAGAATGTAAAGCTCCAAATGTAGCAATATCGCAAAATACTTTCGATCAAATTGCACGTTATAATATGGTGGCAAAAGCACAATATATGATGGTAACGAATGGGTTAAATCATTACTTTTGCCAAATGGATTATGAGCAGGAAAAATATATTTTTTTGCGTGACCTTCCTGATTTTAAAGCGCAGTAATGAAGAGTATAGCAATAGTAATACTAAACTGGAATGGCAAAAAGTTGCTAGAAGAATTTTTACCTTTTGTGGTTAACTATTCTCCTGAAGCTACTATATATGTTGCTGATAATGCTTCGGGTGACGATTCTGTTAATTTTTTACAAGAATATTATCCTGATGTTACTATTATAAGTAATAAAAAGAACTATGGCTATGCAGGAGGCTATAATAAGGCTTTAAAAGAAGTTGAAGAGGATATTTATGTATTACTAAATTCGGATGTTGAAGTTACTGAAGGCTGGCTTTCTCCTATTATATCACTTTTTGAAAAAGATACTCAAACAGCCATTATACAGCCTAAAATATTAGATTATTACAGGCGAGACCATTTTGAGTATGCCGGTGCAGCAGGTGGATTTATTGATAAATATGGATTTCCGTATTGTAGAGGACGTATTTTTAATACCATAGAAAGAGATAACGGACAATATGGTAATACTGAAATATTTTGGGCATCAGGAGCGTGTTTCTTTATTAGAAAAGAAGTTTTCTGGAAACTTGGCGGGTTTGATGACGATTTTTTTGCTCATCAAGAAGAAATAGACCTTTGTTGGAGGGCTTTTAACTCTAATTATAAAGTAAGGTTTTGTGCCGACTCGGTAATATATCATGTAGGTGGCGCAACACTCAAAAATAGTAGCTCACATAAAACGTTTCTCAACTTCAGAAACTCACTATGGATGCTGCTAAAAAACTTACCTACAAATCAACTCTTTCCTGTACTGTTCATAAGGCTTACTCTGGACGGCATTGCTGGATGGCGATTTCTTGCAAAAGGAAAGTTTTCTCATTTTTTCGCCATAATGAAATCACATTTTTATTTTTATTTAAAACTATTTTATTTCTTAAATAAAAGACAGTCAAATCAGTATAAAAAATACTATAAAAACCGCAGTATTGTGGCGCGTTATTTTGCTTTAAATGGCAAGATATTTGGTAAATAACTTTAACAATAGTTTATCAGCATTTTAATTAATCTTTTTCTTATTAATAACTAATTTTGTAGAAATTTAAATCCTGAAATTTATGAAAAAAATCATCATCACACTGTCATTGGCAGCTCTAACTCTTACTTCTTGTGGAACCAAGAAGAAAATTGCAGAACTTGAAAGCAAAAATAAAGAGATTCAGGATATGCTGAATAGCACAACGCTAAAGCTTAATACTTGTTTAGCTGAAAAACAAGGTATGGCTACACGCATAGAGGATCTTAAGAACTCTAATCAAGACCTTATTAAAACAAGAGATAATTTTGCTACACTTTCTACAAAAGGTGCTGAAAACATCGAAAAATCGCTTGAAAGCTTAAAAGAAAAAGATCTTAAAATTTCTAGATTACAAGATGCCATTACTCGTAAAGACTCGGTTACTCTTGCTTTGGTAACAAGTATTAAAAGAGCTGTAGGAGTAGATGACCCTGATATTGAGGTTAATGTTGAAAAAGGAGTAGTATACATCTCTATTGCAGATAAACTACTGTTTAAAAGCGGACGATATGAGGTTACCGATAAGGCTAAACAAATATTAGGTAAAGTTGCTGCTATTGTAAAAGACAAACCTAACTTTGAGTGTATGGTAGAAGGACATACTGATAATGTTCCTGTTGTTAATAATTCTGTACTTGTAGACAACTGGGATTTGAGTGTTAAGCGAGCTACTTCTATAGTAAGGGTTTTACAAAACGATTATGGTATTGACCCTAAACGTCTTGTTGCTGCAGGACGTGGTGAATATATACCACTTGAAGAAAACACTACTGCTGAAGGAAGGGCAAGAAACAGAAGAACAAGAATACTTGTATTGCCTAAAATTGATCAGTTTTATGATATGATAGAAAAAGAAATGAAAAATCAGAGTAAATAAAATATTTATCTCTAATAACATAAAGGCTACTAATTAAATTTAGTAGCCTTTTTTATTATAAACCAATACTTATTTCTTACATTCAAATTATTATTAAAACAAATAATTAACTAAAAAAGTAATTTACATAAGATAAATATGTTAAATGTTAATATTCTGTGTTTTTAAGTTTTTTATGTTTAAAATTCACTATTTCATAAAAAAAAGGCATTTTTTGCGTAAATTTATGACAGCTTCATTAAATTTTACATTTTTTTTCTGATAAAAAAATTAATTAAATAAGTACTAAAATGGATAGACTACTAGGATATTTTAGCGAATCGGATAATCTCGAAGAAAATAAAGATCATGTATCAATAATAAAGGAAGAATATTTCACAAGGCTTATCGAATATACACCAGCTATAATATATACTTGTGACACTAAAGGTAGAATTACCTATTATAATAAAGCTGCTGCTGCTTTTTGGGGAGGAAAACCTGAGTTAGGAAAAGATTTCTATCATACAGGGTGGACTACCTTTACTATAGAGGGTACACCACTCCCTATAGAAAAAACACCTATAGCCATGGCTTTAACGCATCAAAAGTCTTTTTGTGATGAAATAATTTTAGAAACCGAGAGTGGAAAACGGTTTTATGTAGAATGTAACCCTAAGCCTATTTTTAATACTTCTGGCAAAATGATTGGTTTACTAAATTTTTGTATTGATTTTTCAAAGCATTATACTCGAAAAAATAATTTATAAAAAAATCTCTATAGCTTATTTTTATATATCCCTGTCATACTAAATATCCTATTAAAGTATATATCTAAACAAGTAAGGTCTTTATTTAGATCATTTCGAATCCCCCCTTTTTTAAGCATAATACTATCTGCTATAATTATTTTTCTATGATTTTCCTGAGACATTACTGTATAAATCAAATTATATACTATTATACTATATTTACCTTCTCTCAATTTTATTTCAAAATCAAAAGACAGTTCATTATCCATATACGAAGAACATCCTTCACAGGTATGTCTTATTTCTGTCCCTTTTCCTTTATATGAATGATTACTCGATGCTATACTTAACCTTGGATGATGAGCTATAAACTCTGGAATGTTATCCTGATTAGTTATAATAACATTTTCCCATACTAGGGAATTATTCTTTACATAAAAATTGTGTACCTGTGCAAAACAGGAAATTGAGAATAAAAAAAAGAATATTACCTTTTTCATAGACGTAACATTTATACTAATGAAGACTCTCAAATATAATACAAATATTAATCACTTTAACAACTAAATGTTTAATTATGAAATATTTACCGCACTACCTTTCAAGTCAACTATATTCACAACCAACTAATTATCAACATAATAAGTAACTTATTTTTAATAGAGTTTTAATATAAAATTAAACTTAGTCCAATATAAAAGCAGGAAATTGCAGTAACAATTAAAAAGATGTAATTATGAAAATTAAAGTTTTAAAAAACAGATTAAAGTATATAATACAAGTACATATAAGGACCTATAGACAACGAAAACTTCAAAAATATTTTATGACTTAAATAAATAGGCATCAAATATTTTATATTATTATGGATCGTTGTTACTCCCAACAAGTGGTATAATTTTTTTCTCCCATATATCTAGCTTTTGTAAAAAAGACATAGATGCATTTGCACCGCTAGGCGAAGGTAAAACATCATAAGATACTCCACCCTCATATGTCATGTATTTATTATAATATTTAGCAGCATTTTTACTAGAAAAAAGAACATTTTTAATATTTGGAAACTCTTTATAAAAAGTATTAAAATCATTAGGCTGTTCATTTTTTATTTTACTATCCAAACTACCTTCGCGCTCACAATACTGTAATACATCCCATAAAGCAATACCGTAGTTTTTTAATAAACCTTTCCTTTTCTCATAATCTGTAGTAAAAGGCTGATTGAATATAGTATATAATAATTTCCAAAACTGATTACCTCTATTACCATAATATTGCTGTAACTCTAATGATTTTTCGCCAGGCATAGTGCCCAAAATAATTATAGAGGAATCAGGATAAATAATTGGCAGAAAAGCTTTTTTCATGATATAAAATATATATATCAAAAAAGGTTCTTCTTATCGAGTATTACGATAGGAAGAACCTTTTTTATAGTTTTAGTAATGAAAAATTATCCCAATACTTCTTTTACTTTTTTACCTATCTCTGCTGGAGAGTCTACAACGTGTATACCGTTTTCTCTCATAATACGTTTCTTTGCTTCAGCAGTATCATCAGCACCACCTACAATAGCACCTGCGTGCCCCATTGTACGTCCTTTAGGAGCTGTTTCACCTGCAATAAATCCTACAACAGGTTTTCTATTACCATCAGCTTTTATCCATTTAGCAGCATCAGCTTCAAGCTGTCCGCCTATCTCCCCTATCATTACAATACACTTAGTTTCAGGGTCATTCATTAATAGTTCTACAGCTTCTTTAGTAGTAGTACCAATAATTGGGTCACCACCAATACCTATAGCTGTTGTAATACCTAAACCTTGTTTTACAACTTGGTCAGCTGCTTCATATGTAAGAGTACCTGATTTAGATACAATACCTACTGTACCTTTTTTAAATACAAAACCTGGCATAATACCTACTTTAGCTTCTTCTGGTGTAATTACACCGGGACAGTTAGGACCTATAAGTCGGCAATCTTTATCTTGAATATAATCATAAGCTTTAATCATGTCGGCAACTGGAATACCTTCAGTAATTGTAATAATTACTTTAATGCCAGCTTCAGCTGCTTCCATAATTGCATCAGCAGCAAATGCAGGCGGAACGAATATAATGGTTGTATCAGCACCCGCTTTTTCTACTGCTTCTCTAACAGTATTAAAAACTGGACGATCTAAGTGAGTTGTACCACCTTTTCCAGGTGTTACACCACCTACTACATTGGTGCCATATTCAATCATTTGGGTAGCGTGAAAAGTACCTTCGCTTCCTGTAAATCCCTGAACAATTATTTTGGAATCTTTATTAACTAAAACACTCATGGATATATTTTTTAAATTATTTATAATAGCAATGCAAAAATAGTTTTTTACTTAAAATATATAAAGCTTTTTCCCATATTTGTATATCAAATTTGCAAAAAAAAGCTGCTTATGTTTTTTAAGCAGCAAAGGTGATATATCTTATCCTATAACTATAGCATTATTTTTTTGTCATTAGTCTAACTGACTCATAAGATAACCTCTATAAAGCTTGTTATCTTTTACTTCCCAAATAGCTACAAAATGCCCTAGTATAACCTCATCTTCAGGGTTTTCGAAAGCATTTACATAATGAGTATAACGAACAGAAGCTTTATTTCCATCAGAAATAATATGATTAATTTGAAGCCTGTATGAAGAATAAGCTTTTTTAAGTCCTGTAATAAGCTCTAAAAGTTCAATTTTATTTAATTGTAAAAAACCCTTAGAACTTCGCCATTCCATAACAATATCTTTGTGTACAAAACGATCCGCAACTTCAGGGTTACCAGAAGCATCAGATTTATAGTATGCTGTTACTAATTCTTTTGCATCCATATTTTTTACTCTTTTAGTTTTTCCAAAATTTCAGGAATACGCTTCACGTTAAACAGTTGTTTCATTTTTTCTCTTGATTCTTCGGCAGGAGAACCAAAATATGCTTTATCGCCTTCAAGTGATTTACCAATGCCTGACTGTGCTAAAAGTACAGCTTTACTACCAATGGTAATACCGCTTGCTAAGCCTACTTGTCCCCATATAGTAACTTCATCTTCTATAATAACACATCCTGCAATACCTGTTTGAGCAGCAATTAAACATTTTTTACCTATAACAGTATCATGACCTATATGTACCTGATTGTCTACTTTAGTACCTTCTCCAATGGTTGTATCGCCTGTAACACCTTTGTCTATAGTACACAAAGCTCCTATCCCTACATTATTATGTATTACTACCCTACCTCCTGACAATAACTGATCGAAACCTTCGGGACGTTTTTTATAATAAAAAGCATCGGCTCCTAATACTGTACCTGCATGTATTATTACATTATCGCCAATTACAGTATTATCATATACAGACACATTAGAGTGTATAAGACAATTTTTGCCTATTGTAACATTATTACCAACAAAAGTATTGGGCTGTATTACAGTTCCCTCTCCTATTTTGGCAGAAGACGCAATAGAAGTGCTAGAAGCTAAAAACGGTTTAAAGTGTCTTGTTAATGTATTAAAGTCTCTAAACGGATCATCAGATATAAGTAATGCTTTACCCTCTGGACAATCTACTTTTTTATTAATAAGTACAATTGTCGCAGCAGATTGAAGTGCTTTATCATAGTATTTTGGATGATCTACAAAAACAATATCACCTGACTCTACAACATGAATTTCGTTCATGCCATAAACAGGAAAATCATCATTACCAACATATTCGCTATTAATAATCTTAGCGATATCCTTTAAAGCATATGCCTTTGGGAACTTCATACCTTTATATCTATATGTTTATTTATACAATGAGCAGTACTAGTACTGCTCATTGTATAAATAATATTAATCTACTCTTTTACTCGCTCTTGATAAGCTCCTGTAGTAGTATCTATTTTAATTTTATCTCCTTCATTAATAAATAAAGGCACATTTACAGATGCTCCTGTTTCTACTTTTGCAGGCTTAGTAGCATTAGTTGCTGTATTTCCTTTCACTCCTGGTTCTGCATAAGTAACTTCAAGGACTACAGAGGCTGGCATATCTACAGAAAGTGGTAAGTCTGTTTCGGTATTAACTATTACCATTACTACTTCTCCTTCTTTAAGCAAGTCTGGTGCGTCAAGAATTTCTCTAAGTAGTGATATTTGCTCATAATTTTCAGTATGCATAAAGTGATACTGGTCACCTTCAGGATATAAAAACTGGTATTTATGAGTTTCTACTCTTACATCTTCAATTTTATGTCCAGCAGAAAAAGTATTATCTAATACTTTTCCGTTAGTAAGGCTTTTAAGTTTTGTTCTTACAAATGCAGGTCCTTTCCCTGGCTTAACATGAAGAAATTCAATGATTTTATAAATGTCATGGTTATACTTAATGCATAAACCATTTCTAATATCTGATGTACTTGCCATTATATTGTATTTATATTTGTCTGTTTATAATATAACCTGCTATTTTATTAAAAAAACATAACAGATTACCAAGTTACTTATTTTTTTAATAAATTCCTGTATAACCTTTCATTACTCCACGTGAAGAGTTACGAATAAATAATATTATCTCATCTCGCTCAGGTGTAGCCTCCATTTCAGCTTCAATAATACTTAATGCTTGTGTAGTATTATAGTTTTTTTGATATAATATTCTGTAAATATCTTGTATCTCTCTTATTTTATCAGGAGAAAAACCTCTTCTTCTCAGTCCAATAGAATTAATACCTACATAAGATAATGGCTCTTTTGCTGCTTTAGTATATGGTGGAACATCTTTTCGTACTAATGAGCCACCTGATATCATGGCATGATCGCCAATACTTATAAACTGATGTATTGCTGCAAGCCCCCCTATAATAGCAAAACTACCTACAGTAACATGACCCGCAAGAGCTACACCGTTTACAATAATTGCATTGTCGCCAATATGACAATCATGAGCTATGTGTGCAGTAGCCATAACCAAACAATTTTTACCTAGCTTGGTAACGCCAGATGCTACAGTGCCTCTATTTATTGTAACACATTCTCTTATAGTAGAGTTATCTCCTATTATTGCAAGTGAATCTTCACCTCCAAATTTTAAATCCTGAGGTACGGCAGAGATTACTGCACCTGGAAATATATTACAATTTTTACCTATTCGGGCTCCTTCCATTATAGTAACGTTAGAACCTATCCAAGTTCCCTCTCCTATTTCCACATTATTATGTATTGTGGTAAAAGGCTCTATTACTACATTTTTAGCGATTTTTGCGCCCGGGTGTACATATGCTAATGGTTGATTCATACAATTTTTTTTAACTGTTTTTGACAATTTGTGCCATTAATTCGGCTTCGGCAACAAGTTTCCCATTGGCATATGCGTTAGCTTGCATATGACAAATACCTCTCCTTATAGGAGAAATAAGCTCACACTTAAACACAAGTGTATCGCCTGGTAATACTTTTTGTTTGAACTTTACATTGTCAATTTTCATAAAATAAGTAAGGTAGTTTTCAGGATCTGGAACAGAGCTAAGTATTAATATACCTCCTGTTTGTGCCATAGCCTCTACGATAAGTACCCCTGGCATAACCGGAGCACCTGGAAAATGTCCAACGAAGAAATTTTCGTTCATGGTAACATTTTTAACCCCCACTACATGATTTTGTGACATCTCGAGTATTTTATCTACCAACAAGAACGGTGGTCTGTGCGGTAGCATACTCATTATTTTATTAACATCCATTAATGGTTCCTTATGTAAGTCATATACAGGAACTTGGTTGCGTTGTTCTATTTTTATAATTTTAGACAGTTTTTTAGCAAACTGAGTATTTACAAAATGACCCGGCTTATTAGCTATAACTTTACCTCTTATTCTCATACCTACAAGTGCCAAATCTCCTACTACATCTAGTAGTTTGTGACGTGCAGCCTCATTAGGGTAATGTAAGGTAAGGTTATCTAATATTCCATTTGGTTTTATAGTAATACTTTCTTTACCAAAGGCTACTTTAAGATTTTCCATTGTTTTTTCAGATATCTCTTTATCTACATATACAATGGCGTTATTAAGGTCTCCTCCTTTAATAAGTCCGTTATTTAGTAAAGCTTCAAGTTCATGAAGGAAACTAAAAGTACGAGAATCGGCAATTTCAGTTTTAAAATCACCTATATTTTTTAATGTTGCATTTTGAGTACCTAATACTTTAGTGCCAAAATCTACCATGGCAGTTATTTGGTAATCATTAGCAGGCATTACTATTATTTCACTTCCTGTAACCTCATCAGTATATGATATTACTTCTTTTACAACATATACTTGTCGTTCAGCATTTTGTTCTACTACGCCTACTTTCTCTATGGCCTCAACAAAATATTTAGAAGAACCATCCATAATCGGCGGCTCTGAGGCATCAAGTTCAATGATAACATTATCTACATCACACCCTACAAATGCTGCAAGTACATGTTCTGATGTTTGTATTTTTACTCCTTTTTTCTCAAGGTTAGTACCTCGCTGAGTGTTAACCACATAGTTAGCAT comes from the Flavobacterium arcticum genome and includes:
- a CDS encoding bifunctional UDP-3-O-[3-hydroxymyristoyl] N-acetylglucosamine deacetylase/3-hydroxyacyl-ACP dehydratase, which encodes MVKQTTIKSEISLKGVGLHTGKEVTMTFKPAPVNNGYAFVRVDLEGQPIVEADANYVVNTQRGTNLEKKGVKIQTSEHVLAAFVGCDVDNVIIELDASEPPIMDGSSKYFVEAIEKVGVVEQNAERQVYVVKEVISYTDEVTGSEIIVMPANDYQITAMVDFGTKVLGTQNATLKNIGDFKTEIADSRTFSFLHELEALLNNGLIKGGDLNNAIVYVDKEISEKTMENLKVAFGKESITIKPNGILDNLTLHYPNEAARHKLLDVVGDLALVGMRIRGKVIANKPGHFVNTQFAKKLSKIIKIEQRNQVPVYDLHKEPLMDVNKIMSMLPHRPPFLLVDKILEMSQNHVVGVKNVTMNENFFVGHFPGAPVMPGVLIVEAMAQTGGILILSSVPDPENYLTYFMKIDNVKFKQKVLPGDTLVFKCELISPIRRGICHMQANAYANGKLVAEAELMAQIVKNS
- a CDS encoding nuclear transport factor 2 family protein — encoded protein: MDAKELVTAYYKSDASGNPEVADRFVHKDIVMEWRSSKGFLQLNKIELLELITGLKKAYSSYRLQINHIISDGNKASVRYTHYVNAFENPEDEVILGHFVAIWEVKDNKLYRGYLMSQLD
- a CDS encoding UDP-3-O-(3-hydroxymyristoyl)glucosamine N-acyltransferase, whose amino-acid sequence is MKFPKAYALKDIAKIINSEYVGNDDFPVYGMNEIHVVESGDIVFVDHPKYYDKALQSAATIVLINKKVDCPEGKALLISDDPFRDFNTLTRHFKPFLASSTSIASSAKIGEGTVIQPNTFVGNNVTIGKNCLIHSNVSVYDNTVIGDNVIIHAGTVLGADAFYYKKRPEGFDQLLSGGRVVIHNNVGIGALCTIDKGVTGDTTIGEGTKVDNQVHIGHDTVIGKKCLIAAQTGIAGCVIIEDEVTIWGQVGLASGITIGSKAVLLAQSGIGKSLEGDKAYFGSPAEESREKMKQLFNVKRIPEILEKLKE
- the efp gene encoding elongation factor P yields the protein MASTSDIRNGLCIKYNHDIYKIIEFLHVKPGKGPAFVRTKLKSLTNGKVLDNTFSAGHKIEDVRVETHKYQFLYPEGDQYHFMHTENYEQISLLREILDAPDLLKEGEVVMVIVNTETDLPLSVDMPASVVLEVTYAEPGVKGNTATNATKPAKVETGASVNVPLFINEGDKIKIDTTTGAYQERVKE
- the lpxA gene encoding acyl-ACP--UDP-N-acetylglucosamine O-acyltransferase; this encodes MNQPLAYVHPGAKIAKNVVIEPFTTIHNNVEIGEGTWIGSNVTIMEGARIGKNCNIFPGAVISAVPQDLKFGGEDSLAIIGDNSTIRECVTINRGTVASGVTKLGKNCLVMATAHIAHDCHIGDNAIIVNGVALAGHVTVGSFAIIGGLAAIHQFISIGDHAMISGGSLVRKDVPPYTKAAKEPLSYVGINSIGLRRRGFSPDKIREIQDIYRILYQKNYNTTQALSIIEAEMEATPERDEIILFIRNSSRGVMKGYTGIY